The sequence AGTTTTTCACCAGGGGCGAGCCATCGGTGGCCTTGGCATGGCGCAGCACGGCGGGGGCATGGCAGACGGCGGCCACGGGTTTACCGGCGGCAGCGCAGGCTTCGATCAGGGCGATAGAGTGAGGATCGTCGGCCAAATCCCAGAGGGGGCCGTGGCCGCCGGGGTAAAACACGGCATCGTACCCCTCAGCGGTGATGCTCGACAGCACAGCGGTGTTGGCCAGAGCGGCTTGGGTCTCGGGGTCTTGGCGAAAGCGATCGGTGGCCTTGGTCTGGGCGTCGGGGGCATCGCTTTTGGGGTCTAAGGGCGGCTGTCCCCCCTGGGGTGAGGCCAAGGTGATGTCGGCTCCGGCATCTTTAAACACGTAATAGGGGGCGGCAAATTCTTCGAGCCAAAAGCCTGTTTTTTGGCCAGTGGTGCCCAGCTGAGCGTGGGAGGTGAGAATCATTAAAATTTTCATAGCAAGGAGGTCGTAAGGGTGGGCAAAGGGGCTGAGCAGTTAGTCATTGGTGCCAGGGCTGATCAGATCGACCATGACATTACCTAGCTGAGCAATGTCTAGGGGTTTAGAGAGGTGGCGCTGAAACCCAGCGGCCAGGGCGCGATCGCGATTTTGGTCGCCCACGTAGGCCGTGAGGGCGATCGCCGGAATGTTGCCGCCCTGGTCGGGGGGCTGCTGCCGCAGGGCTTGAATCAGCATGTAGCCATCCTGGTCGGGCATGCCAATGTCGCTAATCAGCAGGTCGGGGTGGTGCTGTTTGACCATCCGCAGCCCGGCCTGGGCCGAGCTCGCGGTTAGCACCTCTATATCGTAGTCTTGCAGCGAGAGGGTGAGCATGTGCAGCGAGTCTAGATCGTCATCGACGAT is a genomic window of Nodosilinea sp. E11 containing:
- a CDS encoding type 1 glutamine amidotransferase domain-containing protein — its product is MKILMILTSHAQLGTTGQKTGFWLEEFAAPYYVFKDAGADITLASPQGGQPPLDPKSDAPDAQTKATDRFRQDPETQAALANTAVLSSITAEGYDAVFYPGGHGPLWDLADDPHSIALIEACAAAGKPVAAVCHAPAVLRHAKATDGSPLVKNCSVTGFTNSEEAAVGLTDVVPFLVEDMLKANGGNYSKTDDWQPYVLCDRNLITGQNPASSEAAAQAVLQQLRVA